In the genome of Chiroxiphia lanceolata isolate bChiLan1 chromosome 29, bChiLan1.pri, whole genome shotgun sequence, one region contains:
- the LOC116799604 gene encoding anther-specific proline-rich protein APG-like — MHCYGERYKPLYLPGPAYGTETVQPCPARADGCGGTCHPLSIIKGPAPRWQSYPQPLTYVCPQPAVSQPSLLPCQPYVQKCLLLYPEPCETTRLLPSVRFCPGQSRQPCETALPEKKRVAKSLPPCAPRCPEPGTLRFPPCGIRYSASCRAGGRSPRLAKSSSRWFGPDLRPPGLPGGYSLPLGGVTECPPQPCVALSCPREYAGGFPQHKCTKGYPTQECAPTPSAEQRLAKSPPEPRAAKCPPGKGVKECPAQKTAAKSSLPQEGVKAKGSSAQHLSKSRCLYPRAPHRPGHHHPAGAKRPSHPKKSRCASKWIW; from the coding sequence ATGCACTGCTACGGGGAGAGGTACAAACCCCTGTACCTGCCGGGGCCCGCCTACGGCACCGAGACCGTCCAGCCGTGCCCGGCGCGGGCCGACGGCTGCGGTGGCACCTGCCACCCCCTGAGCATCATCAAGGGCCCGGCGCCCCGCTGGCAGAGCtacccccagcccctcacctaCGTGTGCCCCCAGCCCGCCGTGAGCCAGCCCTCGCTGCTGCCGTGCCAGCCCTACGTGCAGAAGTGCCTGCTGCTGTACCCCGAGCCCTGCGAGACCACCCGGCTGCTGCCCAGCGTCAGGTTCTGCCCCGGGCAGAGCCGCCAGCCCTGCGAGACCGCCCTGCCCGAGAAGAAACGGGTGGCCAAGAGCCTCCCCCCGTGTGCCCCGCGGTGCCCGGAGCCGGGCACGCTGCGGTTCCCCCCGTGCGGGATCAGGTACTCGGCGTCGTGCCGGGCCGGGGGAAGGTCCCCCCGCCTGGCCAAGAGCTCCTCGCGCTGGTTCGGCCCCGACCTGCGGCCGCCCGGGCTCCCCGGCGGCTACTCCCTGCCCCTGGGGGGGGTCACCGAGTGCCCCCCGCAGCCCTGCGTCGCCCTCTCCTGCCCGCGGGAGTACGCGGGGGGGTTCCCCCAGCACAAGTGCACCAAGGGCTACCCCACCCAGGAGTGCGCGCCCACCCCCTCGGCCGAGCAGCGCCTCGCCAAGAGCCCCCCCGAGCCGCGGGCCGCCAAGTGTCCCCCCGGGAAGGGGGTCAAGGAGTGTCCGGCGCAGAAAACGGCCGCCAAAAGCTCGCTGCCACAAGAGGGAGTGAAGGCCAAGGGCTCCTCCGCGCAGCACCTGAGCAAGAGCCGCTGCCTGTACCCGCGGGCCCCCCATCGCCCCGGGCACCATCATCCCGCCGGGGCAAAGCGCCCCAGCCACCCCAAAAAGAGCCGCTGCGCTTCCAAGTGGATCTGGTGA